One part of the Sphingobacterium sp. LZ7M1 genome encodes these proteins:
- a CDS encoding FAD/NAD(P)-binding protein, translated as MIWNSAYLDPHLSKVPKHIYSQIVNDEELPAEKSDAIYIAIIGGGPKGFYALDRFISKAIDQNIHKPINIHWFNHNREFASGPHFQPTLPSYLIMNDCIAEISCWEEPESSHYIPNRLKLIDWIHQNKSAESSPNPSDFCSRELMGLYLMDALHKTLSHKPNQIEVNLVNSNILDMDIHMDRVQLTSSKMTLPFQYESAIFCTGHSYSNMEEEDLLASDCNENILYLPQTYPVELLDEIPAQVDVAIKGIGLTFMDAVLHLTEGRGGIFYKQDHEYRYLPSGYEPIIYPFSRRNLPMLPRNAFWNGNKYELKIMNEDWLNLLKSRNEPLNFERDILPTYNLEAQLAFYTYTHATQELTSAEILEFIDTFDATKLFSISALIDPMTYSKVQMETNYHEFIVDLSIYSMKLSEQGELKSPMAAAIAAIREGFYLIAELFSHNGFDEESQESFEKYWQGFINHTAFGPPRDSIDKLFCLAKDGYVKFMFSEEPVIEVQPEALLLKNSYVEKEFNFLIDARIPKGNLKLKNNKLYERMRRKGYVQEIVNGNYSNGKIAVDKEGKLIGNIQNGLIYLYGIPTDGTYLQNDSLSRETNNFSNTWCQATLERIKNKSILESRPNYSLAFSNVNYTNLTPN; from the coding sequence ATGATTTGGAATTCTGCATATCTAGACCCACACCTGAGTAAGGTGCCTAAACACATTTACAGCCAAATTGTGAATGACGAGGAATTGCCTGCCGAAAAATCAGACGCAATTTACATTGCTATTATTGGAGGTGGTCCCAAAGGTTTTTATGCTCTAGACCGTTTTATTTCTAAAGCTATAGACCAAAACATCCATAAACCCATCAACATTCATTGGTTTAATCACAACCGAGAATTTGCCTCTGGACCTCACTTCCAACCTACCCTGCCTTCCTATCTCATCATGAATGATTGCATAGCAGAAATAAGCTGTTGGGAAGAGCCGGAATCGTCACATTATATTCCAAACAGATTAAAACTTATTGATTGGATCCATCAAAACAAATCTGCAGAAAGCAGCCCTAACCCTTCTGACTTCTGTTCTAGGGAGCTGATGGGGCTCTACTTAATGGATGCTTTGCACAAGACCTTAAGCCATAAACCCAATCAGATTGAAGTCAACCTGGTCAACAGCAATATCTTGGACATGGATATACACATGGACAGAGTACAACTGACAAGTTCGAAAATGACTTTGCCCTTCCAATACGAATCAGCGATTTTTTGTACTGGCCATAGTTATTCCAATATGGAGGAAGAAGATCTTTTAGCATCTGATTGCAATGAAAACATCCTCTATCTTCCGCAAACTTACCCTGTGGAGCTATTGGATGAGATTCCAGCACAGGTCGATGTTGCCATCAAAGGAATAGGCTTGACCTTTATGGATGCTGTCCTACACCTTACTGAAGGCCGAGGAGGAATATTTTATAAACAGGACCATGAATACCGCTATCTTCCATCTGGATATGAACCTATTATCTATCCTTTTTCAAGAAGAAACCTCCCTATGCTACCGCGAAATGCATTCTGGAATGGAAATAAATATGAACTAAAAATAATGAATGAGGACTGGCTCAATTTGTTGAAAAGTAGAAATGAACCCCTAAATTTTGAAAGGGATATACTGCCTACCTATAACCTTGAAGCACAATTGGCCTTCTACACCTATACACATGCGACCCAAGAGCTGACTTCAGCAGAAATCCTGGAATTCATTGACACTTTTGATGCGACCAAACTTTTTTCTATCTCCGCACTCATCGATCCGATGACCTATTCTAAGGTGCAGATGGAAACAAATTACCATGAGTTCATTGTCGATCTTAGCATTTACAGCATGAAGCTTTCAGAACAAGGTGAGCTAAAAAGTCCAATGGCTGCTGCAATTGCAGCAATTCGGGAAGGCTTCTACCTTATTGCCGAGCTCTTCTCCCATAATGGTTTTGACGAGGAATCCCAGGAATCCTTTGAAAAATATTGGCAAGGATTCATTAACCATACCGCTTTTGGACCTCCAAGGGATAGTATCGATAAATTGTTCTGCTTGGCCAAGGATGGCTATGTAAAGTTTATGTTTTCTGAAGAACCAGTTATCGAAGTCCAACCAGAAGCATTACTATTAAAGAATTCCTATGTAGAAAAAGAATTTAATTTCCTGATCGATGCCCGGATACCAAAAGGCAACCTGAAGCTAAAAAACAACAAGCTATACGAACGGATGCGAAGGAAAGGATATGTGCAGGAAATTGTCAATGGAAACTATAGTAATGGAAAAATAGCTGTTGATAAGGAAGGAAAACTTATTGGCAATATACAGAATGGGCTTATTTACCTGTATGGAATCCCAACCGATGGAACATACTTACAAAATGACAGCTTATCAAGAGAAACGAATAATTTCAGCAATACCTGGTGTCAGGCTACATTAGAAAGGATAAAGAATAAATCGATATTGGAAAGCAGACCAAATTATAGTCTAGCCTTTTCCAATGTTAATTACACAAACTTAACACCGAATTAA
- a CDS encoding LLM class flavin-dependent oxidoreductase, with the protein MKNIQYSLLELATLRKNNTATEAIERASEGAKHIDKLGYTRIWLAEHHNMEFIASSATSVLIGHIASQTQNIRVGSGGIMLPNHSPLVIAEQFGTLESIYPNRIDLGLGRAPGTDQVTAMALRRNNLNTAFYFKDDVQSLQRYFSSDNHSSKVRAFPGEGLEIPIWILGSSTDSAFLAAELGLPYAFAAHFAPNMLKAAADIYRMNFKPSEQLQEPYFMVCVNIVAAETNEEAIFLSSSLQNLFAGIVTNRRMPLSAPTEKPIFHGIPEIEQAVQSMTSSTYTGNPEQLARTLKELIEEVNAQEIMTTNYIYDDQKRLKSFELIKDTFDLINKE; encoded by the coding sequence ATGAAGAACATCCAATATTCTCTACTGGAATTAGCCACTTTAAGAAAGAATAATACAGCCACTGAAGCGATAGAAAGAGCTTCAGAAGGCGCCAAACATATTGACAAACTAGGTTATACCAGGATCTGGCTCGCCGAACACCATAATATGGAATTTATTGCCAGTTCGGCCACTTCAGTTTTGATCGGCCATATTGCGAGCCAAACGCAAAACATCAGGGTTGGTTCCGGAGGGATTATGCTCCCTAACCACTCCCCTTTGGTGATTGCGGAACAATTTGGAACTTTAGAATCTATTTATCCCAACCGAATTGATCTTGGTCTTGGGCGAGCTCCCGGCACCGATCAGGTGACCGCAATGGCACTTAGGAGGAATAATTTAAATACGGCATTTTACTTCAAGGATGATGTGCAGTCCCTCCAACGCTATTTCAGTTCCGACAACCACAGCTCCAAGGTTCGCGCATTCCCTGGAGAAGGTTTAGAAATCCCTATCTGGATTCTGGGGTCCAGCACGGACAGTGCCTTTCTTGCTGCGGAATTAGGTTTACCCTATGCATTTGCGGCACACTTCGCCCCAAATATGTTAAAGGCTGCGGCCGATATCTATAGAATGAACTTCAAACCATCCGAACAATTGCAGGAGCCTTATTTTATGGTTTGTGTAAATATAGTGGCAGCAGAGACCAATGAAGAGGCCATATTTTTATCCAGCAGCTTGCAGAACCTTTTTGCAGGAATAGTGACCAACCGGAGGATGCCTTTATCAGCACCAACGGAAAAACCCATTTTCCACGGAATACCTGAAATCGAGCAAGCAGTCCAATCCATGACTTCCAGTACCTATACAGGCAACCCTGAACAATTGGCCAGGACACTTAAAGAATTGATTGAGGAGGTAAATGCACAAGAGATCATGACCACTAATTATATATATGATGACCAAAAAAGATTGAAATCTTTTGAATTGATTAAGGATACTTTCGATTTAATTAACAAAGAATAA
- the pckA gene encoding phosphoenolpyruvate carboxykinase (ATP): MTNLISSQLESLGIRPSSPIYFQLPVPELVERAIKNNEASLTETGALSFKTGIFTGRSPESRFIVKDSDTAEHVNWGKVNKPMSIELFDLLLARVTEYLSLNPIYVRSIQACNHKDYSQNVLTVTQSPCQDIFVNNMFINVDVETQGPIDWTVLAASNLKVDDYQALGLPTSHCVVLDLTRKVVIIIGTAYTGEIKKGIFSALNYYLPLKHNVLTMHCSANVGKKNDTALFFGLSGTGKTTLSSDHGRLLIGDDEHGWTENEVFNFEGGCYAKAIGLTQQHEPQIFNAIKFGALLENVNFKPGTREADYDDSSITENMRASYPIEFLENVNPRGYGASPKHIFFLSADAFGVLPPISKLTAEQAMYYFINGYTAKVAGTEMGVKTPTATFSACFGAAFMPLHPMHYAEMLRKKLEENPDIQVWLVNTGWVAGPYGVGRRIQLKYTRQLIRTAMEGHIGEAGYEKHPIFNLQMPRECPEIPTNLLNPKRVWDNPEAYEELAEKLKGMFDENYAQFIPKPVEKVLS, translated from the coding sequence ATGACAAATTTAATCAGTAGTCAATTGGAGTCACTTGGGATCCGTCCTTCAAGTCCAATTTATTTTCAACTTCCAGTACCAGAACTGGTGGAAAGAGCGATTAAAAATAATGAAGCTTCCTTAACAGAAACAGGAGCATTGAGTTTCAAAACTGGCATTTTTACAGGGCGCTCGCCAGAGTCTAGATTTATCGTAAAAGACTCCGATACAGCAGAGCACGTAAATTGGGGAAAAGTGAACAAACCCATGAGCATCGAGCTGTTTGACCTGTTGCTGGCTAGAGTAACTGAATATCTTTCATTAAATCCCATTTATGTAAGATCGATACAAGCTTGTAATCATAAAGATTATTCCCAAAATGTACTTACGGTTACCCAAAGCCCTTGTCAGGATATTTTTGTGAACAATATGTTTATCAATGTAGATGTTGAAACGCAAGGACCAATCGATTGGACAGTCTTAGCAGCTTCAAATTTAAAAGTTGATGATTACCAGGCCTTGGGCTTGCCAACTTCACACTGTGTGGTTTTGGATCTAACCCGTAAAGTGGTTATCATCATCGGAACGGCATATACAGGAGAGATTAAGAAGGGGATTTTCTCTGCACTGAATTATTACTTGCCTTTAAAGCATAACGTGTTAACAATGCACTGTTCTGCAAATGTCGGTAAGAAAAACGACACTGCTTTATTCTTTGGCCTATCTGGGACGGGTAAAACAACGTTATCATCTGATCATGGTCGTTTATTGATCGGAGATGATGAGCATGGTTGGACGGAAAATGAGGTGTTTAACTTCGAAGGAGGTTGCTATGCGAAGGCCATTGGTTTGACGCAGCAACATGAACCACAAATCTTTAATGCTATCAAATTTGGTGCATTATTGGAGAACGTGAATTTTAAACCTGGAACTCGTGAAGCAGATTATGACGATAGCAGCATCACAGAAAACATGCGCGCTTCATACCCAATCGAATTTTTGGAAAATGTAAATCCTAGAGGATATGGTGCTTCACCAAAGCATATCTTCTTTTTGAGTGCGGATGCATTTGGAGTACTTCCTCCGATCTCCAAGCTTACTGCTGAACAGGCCATGTATTATTTTATCAATGGATATACAGCTAAAGTAGCAGGAACAGAAATGGGAGTAAAGACGCCTACGGCTACTTTCTCTGCTTGTTTTGGTGCTGCATTTATGCCATTGCATCCTATGCACTACGCGGAAATGTTAAGGAAGAAACTAGAAGAAAATCCGGATATCCAAGTTTGGTTGGTCAATACGGGTTGGGTAGCTGGTCCTTACGGCGTAGGAAGAAGGATACAGTTAAAATATACCCGTCAATTAATCCGTACCGCTATGGAGGGCCATATTGGCGAAGCAGGATATGAAAAACATCCGATTTTTAACCTTCAGATGCCAAGGGAATGTCCTGAAATCCCAACTAATCTATTAAATCCTAAACGCGTTTGGGACAATCCAGAAGCTTATGAGGAGTTAGCGGAAAAATTAAAGGGAATGTTTGATGAAAACTATGCTCAATTTATCCCGAAACCAGTTGAAAAGGTATTGAGTTAA
- the fbp gene encoding class 1 fructose-bisphosphatase, producing MGIQTLEQFISEQQTQFPQAKGELTRLLQGISLAAKIVHREVNKAGLADILGKQGNTNAQGEEQQKLDVFADHYFMDALERVGECCYLASEEHEDGIDLTKRNKYAVGKYMVYFDPLDGSSNIDANVSVGTIFSIYKRVSSGEEIENIDFAQIGRKQVAAGYVIYGSSTMLVYTTGKGVNGFTLDPSIGEFCLSHPGLRIPENGKTYSVNESNYNQFSLAIKQYLQFCKEIDKDTNRPYSSRYIGSLVADFHRNMIQGGLFLYPDTYQYPNGKLRLMYECNPLAFIAEQAGGKATTGEMPILDIEPVELHQRTPLIIGSKNMVEKVEQFIAEYSSVEPSFV from the coding sequence ATGGGAATTCAAACATTAGAGCAATTTATTTCTGAGCAACAAACTCAATTTCCTCAAGCAAAAGGAGAATTGACACGATTGCTACAAGGGATTTCTTTGGCCGCTAAAATTGTTCATAGGGAAGTAAATAAAGCTGGCTTGGCTGACATCCTAGGGAAGCAAGGTAATACCAATGCCCAAGGTGAGGAGCAACAAAAACTAGATGTATTTGCTGATCATTACTTTATGGATGCATTGGAACGAGTTGGCGAATGCTGCTATCTAGCTTCTGAAGAACATGAAGACGGAATAGATCTGACAAAACGAAATAAATATGCTGTAGGTAAGTATATGGTTTATTTTGATCCTTTGGATGGCTCTTCCAATATTGATGCAAATGTGTCAGTAGGTACTATTTTCTCCATCTATAAAAGAGTAAGCTCTGGAGAAGAGATCGAGAACATTGATTTTGCGCAGATCGGTAGAAAACAAGTTGCCGCAGGTTATGTGATCTATGGTTCTTCAACCATGCTTGTTTATACTACTGGAAAGGGAGTGAATGGCTTTACCTTGGATCCATCTATTGGAGAATTCTGTCTTTCCCATCCAGGTTTAAGGATTCCTGAAAATGGGAAGACCTATTCTGTAAATGAAAGCAATTACAACCAGTTTTCCCTAGCGATAAAACAATACCTGCAATTCTGCAAAGAAATCGATAAAGATACCAACCGACCATATTCTTCTCGATATATTGGTTCCTTAGTGGCCGATTTTCATAGGAATATGATTCAAGGAGGTCTGTTCTTATATCCGGATACCTATCAGTATCCGAATGGGAAACTTCGGTTGATGTATGAATGTAATCCATTGGCATTTATTGCTGAACAAGCTGGTGGTAAAGCTACAACCGGTGAGATGCCAATCTTGGACATTGAACCTGTCGAATTGCATCAAAGGACTCCGTTGATCATCGGAAGTAAGAACATGGTTGAAAAGGTAGAACAATTTATTGCAGAATATTCAAGTGTAGAACCGTCTTTTGTATAG
- a CDS encoding DUF6265 family protein, translated as MKILFAVLCLFCFQLSYAQDRLPLFLKGHWEIQGSNSEEHWDVLSDKSMKGFGYKIDGAIPQVSEYLDIQLKKGKVVLMATVVGQNKGLPIEFTAEGKPSDKEIKFVNHKHDFPQEITYSKASDSTGNLIVKIVGQGKEHTQIFLPKKVSGAKQDTVYDEALAQKLGSDEYGMKSYFYVVLKTGENKDQDKDLINTAFKGHMDNINRLVKEEKLIVAGPFGKNSDQYRGLFILNNIKTEEEAKAILETDPAIKAGYLAYSIYTWYGSAALPMYLPYSEKITKSKF; from the coding sequence ATGAAAATACTATTTGCTGTACTGTGTCTGTTCTGCTTTCAGCTTTCCTATGCCCAAGATAGATTACCTCTGTTTTTAAAAGGTCATTGGGAAATACAGGGAAGCAATAGCGAAGAACATTGGGATGTTCTTTCTGACAAGAGCATGAAAGGCTTTGGTTACAAAATTGATGGTGCTATTCCTCAGGTTTCTGAATACCTGGATATCCAATTGAAAAAAGGTAAAGTGGTCTTGATGGCTACGGTAGTGGGTCAGAATAAGGGATTGCCAATTGAATTTACTGCCGAAGGAAAACCATCTGATAAGGAGATCAAGTTTGTGAATCATAAGCATGATTTCCCGCAAGAAATTACCTATAGCAAGGCTTCAGACTCTACAGGGAATTTGATTGTAAAAATCGTTGGTCAAGGAAAGGAACATACGCAAATCTTTCTTCCTAAGAAGGTTTCAGGTGCAAAGCAGGATACTGTCTATGATGAAGCTTTAGCACAGAAGTTAGGTTCAGATGAATACGGTATGAAATCCTACTTTTATGTGGTTTTGAAGACTGGAGAAAATAAAGATCAGGACAAAGATTTGATCAATACGGCTTTCAAAGGCCATATGGATAATATCAACAGGTTGGTTAAGGAAGAGAAGCTGATCGTTGCTGGTCCTTTTGGGAAGAATTCGGATCAATATAGGGGTCTATTTATTCTAAACAATATAAAGACAGAAGAGGAAGCGAAAGCAATTCTGGAAACTGATCCAGCTATAAAAGCGGGGTACCTGGCTTATTCTATTTATACCTGGTATGGTTCAGCGGCACTTCCAATGTATCTTCCATATTCAGAGAAAATTACCAAATCCAAATTCTAA
- a CDS encoding S46 family peptidase, which yields MLNFIKAGIIAAFLTTGTVIIPNAIPDEGMFPLSELGKAGLKKAGLKISEKEIYNPGQIGLVDALVQVSGCSGSFVSPNGLIITNHHCAFSAVQLASTPEHNYLENGFVANSHEQEIEAKGLNIRITDSYEDVSQRILEAVANVTDPSQRIDIITNKRKEIAKEAEAQDPTIKAEVSEMFIGKSYVLFKYKTIEDVRLVYIPRQNIGEFGGETDNWVWPRHTGDFSFLRAYVAKDGSSAKYSKDNVPYKPKKHLKVNPKGVNENDFVFILGYPGRTFRHRPAQYIEYQQQYLLPYTSELYDFQNQQMLLAGKDDKATELALATRIKRNANVMKNYRGKLKGLRNIDLVNTKIKEDEELAKFIENDAALKAQYGSLMKDIGQHYGLVFQNAEKELWYNNIYSGIRSLQFASLTNSFQDAINKELSSKRKEELYKANIDNFKKQLAGLYESFNLNVDKSIASSMFAQAYQLKDGNALPFVAAHKFSNEQAASDYISKAIEDSKLSNQEYFENTVLKDVNSFLKYSDDLMKFQKELETEMQPFYAEQKRREGNLNKLMADYIAVKEKFQSKSFIPDANSTLRLTFGNIKGYSPADATYMEPFTTVKGIIEKGNSGLNEFTYPEAIKTNWLDKNFGNYFKKDLNDVPVNILYNMDTTGGNSGSPIMNAYGELIGVNFDRAYDATINDFAWNESYSRSIGVDIRYVLWIADKVDNAQFIIQEMGVK from the coding sequence ATGTTAAACTTTATCAAAGCAGGGATAATTGCTGCTTTCTTAACCACCGGAACGGTCATCATTCCGAATGCCATTCCTGATGAAGGGATGTTCCCTTTGAGCGAACTGGGCAAAGCCGGTCTGAAAAAAGCAGGATTAAAAATTAGCGAAAAGGAGATCTATAATCCCGGACAGATAGGCCTAGTCGATGCCTTGGTACAGGTTAGTGGTTGTTCTGGCTCATTTGTCTCTCCGAATGGATTGATCATCACCAACCATCACTGTGCTTTCAGTGCCGTTCAATTAGCCTCCACACCCGAACACAATTATTTAGAAAATGGATTCGTCGCGAATTCGCATGAGCAAGAAATCGAAGCCAAGGGACTGAATATCCGGATTACGGACTCTTATGAAGATGTATCCCAGAGAATTTTGGAAGCTGTTGCAAATGTCACTGACCCTAGCCAGCGTATCGATATCATTACCAACAAAAGAAAAGAAATTGCAAAAGAAGCTGAAGCCCAAGATCCAACCATCAAGGCTGAAGTTTCTGAGATGTTCATTGGCAAGAGCTATGTATTGTTCAAATATAAAACCATAGAAGATGTGCGATTGGTTTATATCCCTAGACAGAACATTGGAGAGTTCGGTGGTGAGACGGACAACTGGGTATGGCCTAGACATACAGGTGACTTCTCTTTCTTGAGAGCCTATGTTGCCAAGGATGGTTCTTCTGCGAAATATTCTAAAGATAATGTCCCTTATAAACCAAAGAAACATTTAAAGGTAAATCCTAAAGGTGTAAATGAAAATGATTTCGTTTTTATCCTTGGCTACCCTGGTCGTACTTTCCGTCATAGACCTGCCCAGTATATTGAATATCAGCAGCAATATTTATTGCCTTACACCTCAGAACTTTATGATTTCCAAAATCAGCAGATGCTACTTGCAGGAAAAGATGATAAAGCTACTGAATTGGCACTTGCAACAAGGATCAAGAGGAATGCAAATGTAATGAAGAATTACAGAGGTAAATTGAAAGGCTTGAGAAACATCGACCTTGTCAACACCAAGATCAAGGAGGATGAGGAATTGGCAAAATTCATTGAGAATGATGCCGCGTTAAAAGCTCAATATGGTTCTTTGATGAAAGATATAGGCCAACACTACGGATTGGTTTTCCAAAATGCAGAAAAAGAATTATGGTATAACAACATCTATTCTGGAATTCGATCCTTACAATTTGCTTCCTTGACCAATAGCTTTCAAGATGCTATTAACAAAGAACTATCAAGTAAACGTAAGGAAGAATTGTACAAGGCCAATATTGATAATTTCAAGAAACAGTTAGCTGGCCTTTATGAAAGCTTCAATCTAAATGTAGATAAAAGTATTGCAAGCAGCATGTTTGCTCAAGCTTACCAATTAAAAGATGGCAATGCCCTTCCATTTGTTGCAGCTCACAAATTCAGTAACGAACAGGCTGCTTCTGATTATATCAGCAAGGCCATCGAAGATTCCAAACTGTCTAATCAAGAGTATTTTGAGAACACGGTCCTAAAGGATGTAAATTCTTTCTTAAAGTATTCAGATGATTTAATGAAGTTTCAAAAAGAACTGGAAACGGAAATGCAGCCATTCTATGCGGAACAAAAAAGAAGAGAAGGTAATTTGAACAAGTTAATGGCGGATTATATTGCCGTAAAAGAAAAGTTCCAATCAAAAAGCTTTATCCCTGATGCGAATTCAACTTTAAGGTTGACATTTGGAAACATAAAGGGCTATAGTCCTGCAGATGCCACCTACATGGAACCCTTCACTACCGTAAAAGGAATCATTGAAAAGGGTAACTCAGGTTTAAATGAATTCACCTATCCTGAAGCAATCAAGACCAATTGGCTGGACAAGAACTTCGGAAACTACTTTAAAAAGGATTTGAATGATGTACCTGTTAACATCCTATATAACATGGACACTACGGGCGGAAACTCAGGATCTCCTATCATGAATGCTTACGGCGAATTGATCGGAGTGAACTTCGATAGAGCTTATGATGCTACTATCAATGATTTCGCTTGGAACGAGAGCTACAGTCGTTCGATCGGTGTCGATATCCGTTATGTGTTATGGATAGCAGATAAGGTTGACAATGCCCAATTCATCATCCAAGAAATGGGAGTTAAATAA
- a CDS encoding chloride channel protein produces MQKISNRNFLIVLAFVVGIVGGLAAALLKGLTHFIAAKLQDDLEWHFKYSLYLIFPLIGIFLSVLYVRKFIKGKKLEHGITPIIYAISRRSSRIDLHNIYSQIVTSAITVGFGGSSGLEAPIAYSGSAIGSNIGRFFGLSYKEVTMLLACGAAAGISGAFNSPVAGMVFAIEILLPEFSIPVFIPLLISSALAAVISRILYSEPLFHTAATDWEVSSIFFYILLAVLVGLYTIYFSKISQVVKNWFSKIKNPYNKVWVSGISLGVMIFVFPALYGEGYLTIQQILDGHFNSIVKNSLFSDYRDMAWVVVCYTVLVLFGKSFASLFTINGGGNGGIFGPSLVMGGLIGFAFAYGMNQTGFVQLNVPNFVMAGMAAALAGIMHAPLTGIFLIAEITGGYTLMVPLMLVASISYLINRGVMKHSVYTKVLAESGDLLSYKDKDRTVLSMMKLRYVLETNFVVLRPDQTPLDRQSDILHSKRNIFPIVDEKGKLLGILYSERLFSILLGEEEGRDKTFATLAQKPNDIIIETENMEHVMTKMNKEDVWILPVVNKDEQYLGFISKSSVFNKYRGLLIRQGQYLE; encoded by the coding sequence ATGCAGAAGATTTCGAACAGAAATTTTCTAATCGTTCTAGCCTTTGTGGTGGGTATTGTAGGTGGGTTGGCAGCTGCTCTCTTGAAAGGATTAACTCATTTTATCGCGGCCAAACTACAGGATGATCTTGAATGGCATTTCAAATATTCCCTTTATTTGATATTTCCGCTGATCGGTATTTTCCTGAGTGTGCTATATGTCCGCAAGTTCATAAAGGGAAAAAAGCTTGAGCACGGAATCACACCAATCATTTACGCCATTTCCCGACGGTCCAGTCGAATCGATCTACATAATATTTATTCCCAAATTGTTACCAGTGCCATTACGGTTGGCTTTGGAGGGTCTTCAGGTTTGGAGGCACCGATTGCCTATTCCGGTTCCGCCATTGGTTCCAATATTGGACGGTTCTTCGGATTGAGCTATAAGGAAGTTACGATGCTTTTGGCATGTGGAGCTGCAGCAGGGATATCCGGAGCATTTAATAGTCCCGTTGCTGGGATGGTATTTGCCATTGAAATCCTATTGCCCGAGTTCTCAATCCCCGTCTTTATTCCATTGTTGATTTCCTCTGCCTTAGCTGCGGTTATCTCAAGGATCTTATACAGCGAACCTTTGTTCCATACTGCTGCAACAGATTGGGAGGTGAGCTCGATATTCTTTTACATTCTATTAGCCGTTTTGGTCGGCCTCTATACCATCTATTTCTCCAAGATCAGCCAAGTAGTAAAGAATTGGTTTTCGAAAATCAAGAATCCATATAATAAGGTATGGGTCAGTGGGATTTCCTTGGGAGTCATGATCTTCGTATTCCCCGCCTTATATGGAGAGGGCTATCTGACCATACAGCAGATCCTTGATGGGCACTTTAACTCGATTGTCAAGAATTCCCTGTTTTCAGATTATCGAGACATGGCCTGGGTAGTTGTTTGTTATACAGTTTTGGTTCTATTTGGTAAATCCTTTGCATCACTATTTACAATCAATGGGGGAGGAAACGGAGGTATCTTTGGACCTAGTTTGGTCATGGGTGGATTGATAGGCTTTGCCTTCGCCTATGGCATGAACCAAACTGGCTTTGTGCAACTCAATGTTCCTAATTTCGTGATGGCTGGTATGGCCGCCGCACTTGCAGGAATTATGCATGCGCCGTTGACAGGAATTTTTCTTATTGCCGAAATCACCGGCGGATATACTTTGATGGTACCCTTGATGTTGGTTGCTTCGATTTCTTACTTAATCAATCGAGGGGTGATGAAGCACTCTGTCTATACCAAAGTATTGGCAGAATCCGGAGATCTTCTTTCTTACAAAGATAAAGACCGTACTGTTCTCAGTATGATGAAACTGAGGTATGTGCTTGAAACCAATTTTGTTGTTTTGAGACCGGATCAGACCCCATTGGACCGTCAATCGGATATTTTACATTCCAAACGGAATATATTCCCAATCGTTGACGAAAAAGGAAAACTTCTAGGGATCCTATATAGTGAGCGATTATTTTCCATTCTATTAGGTGAAGAAGAGGGAAGAGATAAAACTTTTGCCACTTTAGCTCAAAAGCCTAATGATATCATTATTGAAACGGAGAATATGGAGCATGTGATGACGAAGATGAATAAAGAGGATGTTTGGATCCTTCCAGTGGTCAATAAGGATGAACAATACCTAGGTTTTATATCAAAGTCTTCTGTTTTCAATAAATATCGCGGGCTTTTAATTAGACAAGGCCAATATTTGGAGTAA